Proteins from a single region of Methanoculleus taiwanensis:
- a CDS encoding bifunctional RecB family nuclease/DEAD/DEAH box helicase — MVRFNLSPSLIGRYFYHDCDRYLRYHATPEQEREASGIPVLLPDTSPVTAALLDAGISWEEQVIRTSLAGRVRVPGGAGALAERSFSIEESFALLPDLAPGEALYQPTIPVSIHFLQKYGLDPELHRFAPCRPDLVVRDGTMLRVIDIKASEELSISHRIQATLYALFLDHALTLLGIDRKVDLCRAGIWLYDRDEPETFDLSLNIRVLEEFLRFRLPAILAAPPDEVSWHLTSRCESCEFSGSCRAEATSRRSVSLIPDLSTAACRYLRDDLGVTTLPDLSRFLDAPGSDLHLKICGSLAHQQSRLSAIVQALETGLTIPLEGTSRALPVYEDIGITLTLQRDPVSGRIYAAGFRRFKGDAVYGSPSREALFVAEDPDDCVRVQREFIRALAGELEAVHDYNRPREWADQKSVQTYVYDTYEADLFSRLLADALNDPGAAADALRLRFYYQDAGMADGQNHPNTPVAYPLVVLTREIRRLLALPVPFSLRMPEVLQELQSSRFAFELNPGSLFWHDHGNALKGDAIVMAWGGRRAEALEWIRSELSRRLLATGSLLDGLRERVRGGLVRWPANFRFPRPWDVSNPEISRLLFIMEYESALGALRVQELRSRPWAARVRDGISIPVQKSIGNFWKVQSPIDSLLFEQSATFSYLLVPNGDAGEEAQAGFDDPRYRDSMNPGKSGVCFARVQDTIVDRKAGLLKGFALEVGYGRGHAPFSEGDEAVLHPRFTDFTAKRYRERLLELDAEADNAFLRLLSDPHSFAGQVSEPEAIRREAGLLAKKAGFTPSQARAFEKMLASRLTLVWGPPGTGKTHFLAAAVLALVKARRVHGRRVRVGVTAFTHAAIENLLVKMQESIDEYGLAAELPLYKLRDLRTPKGERCLQALPHDRVESVVDYPALVLGGTVHSFGRLEKFLPSLDILIVDEASQMKPAELALVITALGEEGRLILAGDDLQLPPIVLGGYPVPDDGLPGLEDSIFAYLRHRDDPASPVYTCQLLENWRMNATLSLFPAETLYGSGYAPATEAIGRQQLSLLPGEPPASPGRELAHWILDPTYPLVLCVLENVRTTVENRIEAELVAHLTSGLRERLADPATGAPYPATEDGDYRFWRQGLFVVSPHHAQIHAIRSLLAGIRDWQYQPFVDTVDKMQGQEADAVIISYGVSDIETALAEAEFIYSRNRLNVSVTRSRSKCIVFLPRPLLEPPLDLLQNERASLGLLHMLDLQEFCRTRGEERIFDLDWIEGAAGASLTVLRVSESGEDG, encoded by the coding sequence ATGGTCAGGTTCAACCTCAGTCCATCGCTTATCGGGCGGTACTTCTACCACGACTGCGACCGCTACCTCCGCTACCATGCGACCCCGGAGCAGGAGCGCGAGGCATCCGGCATCCCCGTACTCCTTCCCGATACGAGCCCGGTGACGGCGGCACTCCTCGATGCGGGGATCTCGTGGGAGGAGCAGGTGATCCGCACCAGCCTTGCAGGCAGGGTCAGGGTTCCCGGAGGAGCCGGCGCGCTCGCCGAACGTTCGTTCTCTATCGAGGAGAGCTTCGCACTGCTCCCCGATCTCGCGCCCGGTGAAGCGCTCTACCAGCCTACCATTCCGGTCTCGATCCACTTCCTGCAGAAGTACGGGCTCGACCCTGAACTGCACCGGTTCGCCCCATGCCGCCCCGACCTGGTGGTGCGTGACGGAACCATGCTCCGGGTCATCGACATCAAGGCGAGCGAGGAACTCAGCATCAGCCATCGCATCCAGGCGACGCTGTATGCCCTCTTCCTCGACCACGCCCTGACCCTGCTCGGGATCGATCGCAAGGTCGACCTCTGCCGGGCAGGGATCTGGCTCTACGACCGGGACGAACCGGAGACATTCGATCTCTCCCTGAATATCAGAGTGCTCGAGGAGTTCCTCCGTTTCCGCCTTCCCGCGATCCTTGCGGCTCCACCGGACGAGGTCTCCTGGCACCTCACCTCCCGATGCGAGTCCTGCGAGTTCTCCGGGAGCTGCCGGGCGGAAGCAACCTCACGTCGATCGGTCTCGCTCATCCCCGACCTCTCGACCGCCGCGTGCCGGTACCTCCGGGACGACCTCGGCGTCACGACCCTCCCCGACCTGTCGCGATTTCTCGATGCTCCCGGGAGCGACCTGCACCTGAAGATCTGCGGTTCGCTCGCACACCAGCAGAGCCGCCTCTCAGCGATCGTGCAGGCGCTCGAGACCGGCCTGACGATCCCCCTTGAGGGGACCTCCCGTGCACTCCCGGTGTACGAGGATATCGGCATTACTCTGACCCTCCAGCGCGATCCCGTCTCGGGGCGGATCTATGCCGCGGGTTTTCGCCGGTTCAAGGGCGATGCGGTCTACGGATCGCCGTCCCGCGAGGCTCTCTTCGTTGCAGAAGACCCCGACGACTGCGTGCGGGTGCAGCGAGAGTTCATCCGGGCGCTCGCCGGCGAGCTAGAGGCCGTCCACGACTATAACCGGCCGCGTGAATGGGCAGACCAGAAGTCGGTGCAGACCTACGTCTACGACACCTACGAAGCGGATCTCTTCTCTCGTCTGCTCGCCGATGCGCTCAATGACCCCGGCGCCGCGGCCGATGCCCTACGGCTTCGCTTCTACTACCAGGATGCCGGGATGGCCGACGGACAGAACCATCCGAACACCCCGGTCGCCTACCCGCTCGTCGTCCTGACGCGGGAGATCCGGCGACTGCTCGCGCTCCCGGTTCCGTTCTCTCTCCGAATGCCCGAGGTTCTCCAGGAGCTGCAGAGTTCGCGGTTTGCCTTCGAACTGAACCCGGGAAGCCTTTTCTGGCACGACCACGGCAATGCGCTCAAGGGCGATGCGATCGTCATGGCATGGGGCGGGAGACGGGCGGAGGCTCTCGAATGGATCCGCAGCGAACTCTCCCGCCGCCTGCTCGCGACCGGGAGCCTGCTCGACGGTCTCCGTGAGCGGGTGCGGGGAGGTCTCGTGCGGTGGCCGGCGAACTTCCGGTTTCCCCGCCCGTGGGACGTCTCCAATCCCGAGATATCGCGCCTCCTCTTCATCATGGAGTATGAATCCGCACTCGGTGCCCTGCGGGTGCAGGAACTCCGGAGCAGGCCGTGGGCTGCACGGGTGCGTGACGGGATCAGCATACCCGTCCAAAAGAGCATAGGGAACTTCTGGAAGGTGCAGAGCCCGATCGATAGTCTGCTCTTCGAGCAGTCGGCGACGTTCAGTTACCTTCTCGTGCCGAATGGCGACGCGGGCGAAGAGGCGCAGGCGGGTTTCGACGACCCCCGCTACCGGGACAGCATGAACCCGGGAAAGAGCGGCGTCTGTTTTGCGAGGGTTCAGGACACAATCGTCGACCGGAAAGCAGGCCTGCTCAAGGGGTTTGCCCTCGAGGTGGGGTACGGCCGTGGCCACGCACCCTTCTCCGAGGGCGACGAGGCGGTGCTGCATCCCCGGTTCACCGATTTTACGGCGAAGCGGTACCGGGAGCGCCTCCTCGAGCTCGATGCGGAGGCGGATAACGCCTTCCTCCGCCTCCTCTCCGACCCGCACTCGTTTGCCGGTCAGGTCTCCGAACCCGAAGCGATCAGAAGAGAGGCCGGTCTGCTCGCAAAAAAAGCCGGATTCACGCCGAGCCAGGCGAGGGCGTTTGAGAAGATGCTCGCAAGCCGCCTCACCCTGGTCTGGGGTCCTCCGGGGACCGGGAAGACACATTTCCTCGCTGCCGCCGTCCTTGCGCTCGTCAAGGCGAGAAGAGTACATGGGAGGCGTGTCCGGGTGGGGGTGACGGCCTTCACCCACGCCGCAATCGAGAACCTGCTCGTCAAGATGCAGGAGTCGATCGACGAGTACGGCCTCGCCGCCGAACTTCCCCTGTATAAACTCCGCGACCTGCGGACACCCAAAGGGGAGCGCTGCCTGCAGGCACTCCCCCACGACCGGGTCGAGAGCGTCGTCGACTACCCTGCCCTCGTCCTCGGCGGGACGGTGCATAGCTTCGGGAGGCTCGAGAAGTTCCTCCCGTCCCTCGATATCCTCATCGTCGACGAGGCCTCGCAGATGAAACCGGCCGAGCTGGCTCTCGTGATCACGGCTCTCGGCGAAGAGGGGCGATTGATTCTTGCCGGGGACGACCTGCAGCTCCCCCCTATCGTGCTCGGGGGGTATCCCGTCCCCGACGACGGGCTGCCGGGGCTTGAAGACTCGATCTTTGCCTACCTCCGCCACCGGGACGACCCGGCGAGTCCGGTCTACACCTGCCAGCTCCTCGAAAACTGGCGGATGAACGCCACCCTCTCGCTGTTCCCGGCGGAGACGCTCTACGGCTCCGGCTACGCTCCTGCGACCGAAGCAATCGGCCGGCAGCAGCTCTCCCTCCTCCCGGGCGAGCCGCCGGCGTCGCCCGGCAGGGAGCTCGCCCACTGGATCCTCGATCCCACGTATCCCCTGGTGCTCTGCGTCCTTGAGAACGTCAGGACAACGGTTGAAAACCGGATAGAAGCGGAGCTGGTCGCGCATCTGACCTCCGGGCTCCGGGAGCGGCTTGCGGATCCCGCCACCGGTGCACCCTATCCTGCAACGGAAGACGGCGATTATCGTTTCTGGCGGCAGGGCCTCTTCGTCGTCAGTCCGCACCACGCCCAGATCCATGCCATCCGGAGCCTGCTTGCAGGTATCCGTGACTGGCAGTACCAGCCTTTCGTGGATACGGTCGATAAGATGCAGGGGCAGGAGGCCGATGCGGTCATCATCAGTTACGGCGTGAGCGATATCGAGACGGCCCTTGCCGAGGCGGAGTTCATCTACAGCAGGAACCGGCTGAACGTCTCGGTGACGCGGAGCCGGTCGAAGTGCATCGTCTTCCTGCCGCGACCGCTCCTCGAGCCGCCCCTCGATCTGCTGCAGAACGAGAGAGCTTCTCTGGGCCTTCTGCATATGCTCGACCTCCAGGAGTTCTGCCGCACGCGGGGTGAAGAACGGATCTTTGACCTCGACTGGATCGAGGGGGCGGCCGGCGCCTCACTGACGGTGCTTCGGGTTTCAGAGTCCGGGGAAGACGGGTGA
- a CDS encoding cupin domain-containing protein, producing the protein MNIVNVADLPVGLNPHHVDARKIYDTEHATAVVITLQPGEALKKHITPVDVFFYVLEGTGVVEIGEERETVGSDHLIESPAKIPHRWSNESGDTFRVLVVKVPRPTSETKLL; encoded by the coding sequence ATGAACATTGTCAACGTTGCCGATCTGCCCGTCGGCCTAAACCCGCATCATGTGGATGCCAGGAAAATCTATGATACGGAGCACGCAACCGCTGTGGTCATCACGCTGCAGCCGGGCGAAGCCCTCAAGAAGCACATAACGCCGGTAGACGTCTTCTTCTATGTGCTGGAGGGGACAGGCGTCGTCGAGATCGGCGAAGAACGGGAGACGGTCGGATCCGACCACCTTATCGAGAGCCCCGCAAAGATCCCGCACCGCTGGAGCAACGAGAGCGGCGACACCTTCCGGGTGCTGGTTGTTAAGGTTCCGCGGCCGACGAGCGAGACAAAACTGCTGTGA
- a CDS encoding 4Fe-4S binding protein, with protein MVLGSAPKALGIAYAVLAVIVLASLWHSGWFSRRRAAGFLLVSAALGFLIFSPVFPYILQLVILGDTRELGVLLPAAAAGLLVFIAVTLFCGRIVCGQICPVGAVQELIYLIPVPRHGRNLTPRAMSVRIGIFIVILATGVGFSVNLLGIIGLKDFFFLSPTSPGFAVFFAIVLVSVTVYRPFCRFICPYGVFLAIGAARSRWKIRRTDACIQCGRCERACPVNVATAENSRAECYLCGRCTEVCPVEGALVYGRKS; from the coding sequence ATGGTACTCGGATCTGCCCCGAAGGCGCTCGGCATCGCGTATGCCGTGCTTGCCGTTATCGTCCTCGCGTCTCTCTGGCATTCCGGATGGTTCTCCCGGCGACGTGCCGCCGGGTTTCTTCTCGTCTCTGCCGCCCTCGGGTTTCTGATCTTCTCTCCCGTCTTCCCGTACATACTGCAGCTCGTGATACTCGGGGATACCAGGGAACTCGGCGTCCTGCTGCCCGCAGCGGCTGCCGGACTGCTGGTATTCATCGCCGTCACGCTGTTTTGCGGACGGATCGTCTGCGGGCAGATCTGCCCGGTTGGGGCTGTGCAGGAGCTGATATACCTGATTCCCGTCCCGCGGCACGGCCGGAACCTGACCCCGCGGGCGATGAGTGTCCGCATCGGAATTTTCATAGTCATCCTTGCAACCGGGGTGGGGTTCTCCGTCAATCTCCTCGGCATCATCGGCCTGAAGGATTTCTTCTTTCTCTCCCCGACGAGCCCGGGCTTCGCCGTCTTTTTTGCGATCGTCCTGGTCTCGGTAACCGTATACCGCCCTTTTTGCCGGTTCATCTGCCCGTACGGCGTTTTCCTCGCCATCGGCGCCGCACGGAGCCGGTGGAAGATCCGGAGGACGGATGCCTGCATTCAGTGCGGCAGATGTGAGCGAGCCTGCCCCGTGAATGTGGCAACGGCAGAGAACAGCAGGGCGGAGTGCTACCTGTGCGGGCGCTGCACGGAGGTCTGCCCAGTCGAGGGTGCGCTCGTATATGGTCGTAAATCCTGA
- a CDS encoding 2'-5' RNA ligase family protein: MPPWPDCYNLHITMHDGRFTKIAREIAGAFRLTSQIQWYPHITLVSHFWPRANFSEERLKAAIEDAAEPFDHLTVSVDGFIRLTNHSVQNQAIAHRVIPSRALIGFWHPLSRRLFHFSVFPPNIPIAQAENRTDLYPEEKALHITIARHLHQREADLLWEELQRHRKLRPPQTTFDVVRVTLGKNMRIYAEYDLPRRQWLTGNEMYSKVEWAKTEEAYRRGTALQPVQPSR; this comes from the coding sequence TGCATATTACGATGCATGACGGGAGGTTTACCAAAATTGCCCGCGAGATAGCGGGCGCCTTCCGGCTGACCAGCCAGATCCAGTGGTACCCGCACATCACCCTGGTCAGCCATTTCTGGCCTCGAGCGAACTTCTCGGAGGAGAGACTTAAGGCAGCCATCGAAGATGCGGCCGAACCGTTCGATCACCTCACGGTCAGCGTCGACGGGTTCATCCGGCTCACCAACCATTCCGTACAGAACCAGGCCATCGCACACCGGGTCATTCCCTCGCGCGCTCTTATCGGGTTCTGGCACCCTCTCTCGAGGAGGCTCTTTCATTTCTCGGTCTTCCCGCCGAACATCCCTATCGCGCAGGCCGAGAACCGGACAGACCTGTATCCTGAGGAGAAAGCGCTGCATATTACGATCGCACGGCACCTCCACCAGCGTGAGGCGGACCTGCTCTGGGAGGAACTGCAGCGTCACCGGAAGCTCCGCCCGCCGCAGACGACCTTTGATGTCGTGCGGGTGACACTCGGGAAGAATATGCGCATCTATGCCGAGTACGACCTTCCCCGGAGACAGTGGCTTACCGGGAACGAGATGTACTCGAAGGTCGAGTGGGCAAAGACAGAGGAAGCGTACCGGAGAGGGACGGCTCTGCAGCCCGTGCAACCGTCCAGGTGA
- a CDS encoding hybrid sensor histidine kinase/response regulator, whose amino-acid sequence MQDTIRVLYVDDEPALLEIGKLFLEKTGEEFVVDTLTSATEALTRIPTEQYDAVISDYQMPDMDGIEFLRRVRSLGNTIPFILLTGRGREEVVIEAINNGVDFYLQKGGQPRAQFAELAHKVRQAVQRRRAEISLQESEERYRTVVNDLTEMICRFTQDGTVTFTNEAYRQHFHPMLALTDLEGKKIHDLMQVGNYEKVDNFLGTLTPDTPIREMELVVTGRDQKTYWQLWSVRALFDAGGKPVEYQVVGKDITEQKLALAALADSESKLRLFIETTRESVTLIDEEGKVIEWNPGAERISGITQEEALGSSLWDVTFRMLPRERRTEECRAAIEQTSRTMLRTGVPIFEKPRIVEAERPDGTRIFVRQIIFPIKTDKGFRFGSIAQDITGEKREEDAVRESEAKYRELADLLPQMVFEMDPDFQVTYANQNAFATLGYTEQDLKDGVNAMSIIEPSQHGRVKEDIRKLLNGVALESQEYTCLRKDGSKIPVFIDTAPIYRNGSLAGFRGVIIDISARKKMDAELRESEEKYRLVVENSDNVVYIYRGSQILFANRRTTEFTGYTNDELISMNIWDLVHPDDRSRLQENAKLRISGSTPPPDFTARIILKSGEERECEFFVNQILYQNQPALLGILRDVSERKRAEEAIRESEAKYRLLADHVHDVIWTADMDMRLTYVSPSVTALRGMTPEETLRESLSDALTPASYRTIMLMREKGINEMRKSGTIQKYQTMELEFFRKDGSTVWTETIISPIFDDDKKPSGVVGVMRDITERKKAEDLLRESEEKFRSIVETSPDMIWEIDLQGTFLYISPRVEAIMGYAPEEIIGGTILDLVAEEGKAYAMQELARYSSLEGSLLPLEIPARHRDGRHMVIEIRPSMAGTDGKGQGFRGVAVDITEHKKAEEALRRANRQLNLLTGITRHDILNNTSIALGFLEIAEMKVDDPALARYLKKIESAITNIQSQIEFTRIYEDIGTHEPRWIDLSTVMPWDQVPAAVSLTADVQGVGIFADPMLEKVFFSLLENAVRHGGRVTEIRVSSHRLGKDLVVVWEDNGVGIAPDEKERIFESGVGKNTGLGLFLVREILSLTRIMITETGEPGRGARFEMTIPNGGYRLVGKQ is encoded by the coding sequence ATGCAAGATACCATACGCGTCCTCTATGTCGATGACGAACCCGCCCTTCTTGAGATCGGCAAACTCTTCCTTGAAAAAACCGGAGAGGAATTTGTCGTCGATACCCTCACTTCGGCCACGGAAGCTCTCACCCGCATTCCCACGGAGCAGTATGATGCCGTCATCTCCGATTACCAGATGCCCGACATGGATGGAATCGAATTTTTACGAAGGGTGAGAAGTTTGGGCAATACCATCCCGTTCATTCTTTTGACCGGCCGGGGCCGCGAGGAGGTTGTTATTGAAGCGATCAACAACGGTGTGGATTTCTACCTCCAGAAAGGCGGTCAGCCGCGGGCGCAGTTTGCAGAACTTGCCCATAAGGTCAGGCAGGCGGTACAACGACGGCGTGCGGAAATTTCGTTGCAGGAGAGCGAGGAGCGATACCGCACCGTTGTCAATGACCTGACCGAGATGATCTGCCGGTTCACCCAGGACGGCACCGTGACGTTCACCAACGAAGCCTATCGGCAGCACTTTCACCCCATGCTGGCCCTCACCGATCTCGAGGGAAAGAAGATCCACGACCTCATGCAGGTGGGTAATTATGAGAAAGTAGATAATTTTCTTGGTACGCTCACACCGGATACGCCGATTCGCGAGATGGAACTCGTGGTCACCGGCAGGGATCAGAAGACGTACTGGCAACTCTGGTCGGTCCGTGCGTTGTTCGACGCCGGGGGAAAACCCGTAGAATATCAGGTTGTTGGAAAGGATATCACAGAGCAGAAACTGGCTCTGGCGGCACTGGCAGACAGCGAGTCCAAGCTCCGTTTATTCATCGAGACGACCCGGGAATCGGTCACCCTGATCGATGAAGAAGGAAAAGTGATCGAATGGAATCCCGGAGCTGAACGGATCTCCGGCATCACGCAAGAAGAAGCACTTGGCAGCTCCTTATGGGACGTGACGTTCCGTATGCTCCCCCGTGAGCGCCGCACGGAAGAATGCCGTGCAGCTATTGAGCAGACGAGCCGTACGATGCTCAGGACGGGTGTCCCGATATTCGAAAAACCCCGTATTGTCGAAGCGGAGCGTCCCGACGGCACACGGATCTTCGTTCGGCAGATAATCTTTCCGATCAAGACCGACAAGGGATTCCGGTTCGGTTCGATTGCGCAGGATATCACCGGTGAAAAACGGGAGGAAGATGCCGTGCGGGAGAGCGAAGCGAAGTACCGCGAGCTTGCCGATCTCCTCCCGCAGATGGTTTTTGAGATGGATCCGGATTTTCAGGTAACCTATGCAAACCAGAATGCATTCGCCACCCTGGGATATACCGAACAGGACCTCAAAGACGGCGTAAATGCCATGTCCATAATCGAACCTTCCCAGCATGGACGGGTGAAGGAAGACATCCGGAAACTCCTCAACGGGGTGGCTCTTGAATCACAGGAATATACGTGCCTGCGGAAGGATGGCAGCAAAATTCCGGTTTTCATCGATACGGCGCCGATTTACCGGAATGGGAGCCTTGCCGGATTCCGCGGCGTCATTATCGATATTTCCGCACGGAAAAAAATGGATGCCGAACTCCGGGAGAGCGAGGAGAAATACCGGCTTGTGGTCGAGAATAGTGATAATGTCGTGTATATTTACCGTGGTAGCCAGATCCTTTTTGCCAACCGCAGGACAACGGAATTCACCGGTTATACCAATGATGAACTCATCAGCATGAACATCTGGGATCTCGTCCATCCCGATGACCGGTCCCGCCTGCAGGAAAACGCGAAACTGAGGATCTCCGGAAGCACCCCCCCTCCTGACTTTACCGCGCGAATCATATTAAAAAGCGGTGAAGAACGGGAATGTGAATTCTTTGTTAACCAGATCCTCTATCAGAACCAGCCGGCACTTCTCGGTATTCTTCGTGACGTTTCCGAACGAAAACGCGCTGAAGAGGCGATCCGGGAGAGCGAAGCGAAGTACCGCCTGCTGGCAGACCATGTCCATGATGTTATCTGGACAGCTGACATGGATATGCGCCTTACCTATGTCTCGCCGTCGGTCACCGCGCTTCGGGGGATGACGCCCGAAGAAACTCTTAGAGAATCCCTCAGTGACGCCCTGACCCCGGCATCCTACAGGACGATCATGCTGATGCGCGAGAAGGGAATCAACGAGATGCGGAAGAGCGGAACGATCCAGAAATACCAGACCATGGAACTTGAATTTTTTAGGAAGGACGGTTCCACGGTCTGGACCGAGACGATTATCTCCCCGATCTTTGACGATGATAAAAAACCGTCCGGTGTAGTTGGCGTGATGCGGGATATCACCGAGCGGAAAAAAGCAGAAGATTTACTCCGCGAGAGCGAGGAGAAGTTCCGGTCTATCGTGGAGACCTCGCCGGACATGATCTGGGAGATCGACCTGCAGGGGACGTTCCTGTACATCAGTCCCCGGGTCGAGGCAATCATGGGATATGCACCGGAAGAGATCATCGGAGGAACGATACTTGATCTGGTTGCAGAGGAGGGAAAGGCGTATGCAATGCAGGAACTGGCACGCTACAGTTCCCTGGAAGGATCTCTCTTACCTCTCGAAATACCTGCCCGTCATCGCGACGGGCGTCACATGGTAATCGAGATCCGCCCATCAATGGCTGGCACTGATGGGAAGGGGCAGGGATTCCGCGGGGTTGCCGTTGACATCACCGAACACAAGAAAGCGGAAGAAGCCCTCCGTCGGGCGAACCGCCAGCTCAACCTGCTTACCGGTATTACCCGGCATGATATCCTCAACAATACCTCAATTGCCCTTGGATTTCTGGAGATCGCGGAGATGAAGGTCGATGACCCCGCGCTGGCCCGGTACCTAAAAAAGATAGAATCCGCCATCACGAATATCCAATCCCAGATCGAATTTACACGGATCTACGAGGATATCGGCACCCATGAACCGCGGTGGATTGACCTTTCTACTGTCATGCCATGGGATCAGGTCCCGGCAGCAGTCAGCCTGACTGCCGACGTACAGGGTGTCGGGATATTTGCGGATCCGATGCTTGAGAAGGTCTTTTTCAGCCTCCTTGAAAACGCGGTCCGGCACGGTGGGCGGGTGACGGAAATCCGGGTGTCATCTCACCGGTTGGGAAAGGATCTGGTCGTGGTGTGGGAAGACAACGGGGTTGGCATTGCTCCTGACGAAAAGGAGCGTATTTTCGAGAGTGGGGTTGGGAAAAACACCGGACTCGGGCTTTTCCTCGTCAGGGAGATACTCTCCCTAACGAGGATCATGATCACCGAGACCGGGGAACCGGGCAGGGGTGCACGGTTCGAGATGACAATCCCGAACGGTGGTTACCGGCTTGTCGGCAAACAATAA
- a CDS encoding ester cyclase: protein MSSEENKAIVRRFIEAYNTRNLDVFDDLVAPDYVDHTHRQHGLESFKQLFTLAFEAFPDWHEHIEDIIAEGDKVWVCVTATGTHTGEWNLSGVSLPPTGKKVTMMMVFIWRIVHGRLAEGWEVDDELDFLKQLGVIEYTEKGKKLFPEDFRQGM from the coding sequence ATGTCATCGGAAGAGAATAAGGCGATTGTTCGCAGGTTTATTGAAGCCTATAATACACGAAACCTGGATGTATTTGACGATTTAGTGGCACCGGATTATGTCGACCACACCCATCGGCAACATGGTCTGGAAAGCTTCAAACAGCTCTTTACGCTCGCTTTCGAAGCTTTCCCCGACTGGCATGAACATATTGAAGATATCATTGCTGAAGGAGATAAGGTGTGGGTTTGCGTTACAGCTACGGGGACCCATACAGGCGAATGGAATCTTTCCGGAGTTTCACTGCCCCCCACCGGCAAGAAGGTAACAATGATGATGGTCTTCATCTGGCGCATAGTTCACGGCAGACTTGCAGAGGGATGGGAAGTCGATGACGAATTGGATTTCCTCAAACAACTGGGTGTTATCGAATACACAGAAAAAGGAAAGAAACTCTTCCCAGAGGATTTCAGGCAGGGAATGTAA
- a CDS encoding DUF2115 domain-containing protein, which produces MTAIFRWILSRFRPRQLDDAECECREIRTLLIDPCAQDEPTGPAAAGYPVERIRKALARMQRAQTKAELLAFLGQEIELFDLHDIEKMNACFTRKVAFLPEHYRERLLGKVREQIFGAHHRLLLVARNGYEDGSPLHPAFPSYCAMVAAACTEKAREKDPRPLYLKYLLAAFTMFVLEEPAHPVGTPFPGGQIVDVWEGQYLCPVREQAGDVPFALCPYCPAVQSAIPTFPESRAAREESRRRECLANYWTNYKG; this is translated from the coding sequence ATGACTGCCATATTCCGGTGGATCCTTTCCCGGTTCCGCCCCCGGCAACTGGACGATGCTGAGTGCGAGTGCAGGGAGATCCGCACTCTCCTCATCGACCCCTGCGCCCAAGACGAACCGACAGGCCCGGCGGCGGCAGGCTATCCTGTGGAGAGGATCCGGAAGGCCCTTGCGCGCATGCAGCGGGCGCAGACGAAAGCGGAGTTGCTCGCCTTCCTCGGCCAGGAGATAGAACTGTTCGATCTTCACGATATCGAGAAGATGAACGCCTGCTTTACCCGGAAAGTTGCCTTCCTGCCAGAACACTATCGTGAGCGCCTTCTTGGAAAGGTCAGGGAGCAGATCTTCGGGGCGCATCACCGCCTCCTTCTCGTAGCAAGGAACGGGTATGAGGACGGCAGTCCCCTTCATCCTGCCTTCCCTTCGTACTGCGCCATGGTCGCGGCGGCATGTACGGAGAAAGCCCGCGAGAAAGACCCCCGCCCGCTCTACCTGAAGTACCTGCTCGCCGCGTTCACCATGTTTGTCCTCGAAGAGCCCGCCCACCCGGTCGGCACCCCCTTTCCCGGCGGGCAGATCGTCGATGTGTGGGAGGGTCAATACCTCTGTCCGGTGAGGGAACAGGCAGGCGACGTGCCCTTTGCGCTCTGCCCCTACTGCCCCGCCGTGCAGAGCGCTATCCCCACGTTCCCGGAGAGTCGGGCGGCCCGCGAAGAGAGCCGCAGGCGCGAATGCCTCGCAAACTACTGGACGAACTACAAGGGATGA